The Oncorhynchus tshawytscha isolate Ot180627B linkage group LG02, Otsh_v2.0, whole genome shotgun sequence genome contains the following window.
TCGTCCACGTTTGAGAGCAGCAGTGCCAACTGTGGAGGTTAGTCTGGTTTTGGATTAGATTTATCAAAAATCTTATATTCTTATTTTGTATAAACTTGTAGCTAATAAAGTAGTTCCATCACAAGTGACTATCTTTTTTTTACAGACATGATAGTTGCTTTTGGCTCTTTTTCTCATAGATAACAGTAAAGACAACATGGATAAGTCTGGGACTCAGAGCTTTGTCTCAGCCATGGAGCACATCAAGCAGCAGATTGCCCAGGAGAATATCAACTTTGTCCTCTTCGAGGCCACAGATCTCCATGGGGTATCCAGGTCTAAGACAGTGCCAGTCCGCTTCTTTCATGTAATCatctcacacacagtacacaaacATCCTGAAACGTACTAGCTATAGTGTATTGAGGCAACCAACAATGTTATAATGCTATTTGTTGAAATGGTTTCTCAATGGTTATGCTTGCCTATAGGAAAAGTCCCATGATGTAAaccttttttaaaaatctttacaGGAGAAAGCAGTATACGGGGTGCCGATGCCAAGAAGCTACCTAGAGCTGACCCTGAGCCCTAAGAGCTGTGAGGTGGACCACGCCAACAACCCTGCCAACTTCAGTAGCGACGTGTTGCTTATCCCAGACCTGTCGACCTTCAGGGTGCTGCCCTGGGCAGAGCAGACGGCCCGGGTCATCTGTGACCCCTGCATGATAACCGGCAGCCCCCTGCGTACCGCACCCCGCCTCATTGCCAAGCAGCTGATGGGGCAGCTCCAGAGCATGGGTTTCTCCCTGTACTCCTCCTTCACCTACGAGTGCTGTGTCCTGGGTGCGTCCGACAGGGTGGCCCCCAAGACCATGCTGTTCCCTGCCACCACCCTGGCCAGCAACCACGACCTGCCCTTCTTCCAGCAGCTGGTGAATGGGATGTACTGCATGGGGGCCGATGTGGACAGTTTGGCCTCAGCCATGGTGCCCGGTCAGATGGAGATCAACTTGAGGCCGGAGTTTGGCATCGCGGCCGCCGACACCGCCTTCACGTTTCATACCGGCATCAAAGAGATGGCAAGGAAATACAGCTACAACGCCAGCTTCTTCACCGACGACAGCATGTACAACGCCGGGGTgctttcccactctctctgggATGCCAATGGCCACCGTAGTCTCTTCCACACCGGGGACCACGGCGCAGGGGAGCTGTCGGAGATTGGCAGGAAGTGGCTTGCGGGGCTCTTGAGCCACTCGGCCGCCCTGAGCTGCCTGCTCTCCCCTGGGCTGGGCTGCCGCAGCCACATCGCCAAGAAGGTTAAAGACCCCAAGCACAACGTGCTTTACGCCACCTATGGCTACAACGACAACAGCAGCGCCTTCAATGTAAAATGCCACGGCGGGCGGGAGATGCATATCGACAACAAGCTGGGCTCGGCCATGGCTAACCCATACGTGGTGCTGGCGGCCACCGTGGCGGCAGGACTGGACGGTATCAAACGCAACCTGGCGGCTGAGACGGGTCTGACCAGGGCCTCCACCCACACCCAGCTGGGGAAACAGCAGTTTGCCATCCCCGTGAAGCTGGAGGACTCTCTGGTGGCTTTGAGCGAAGACCATGTGATTCGCGGAGCGCTGGGAGAACCATTTGTGCAGTATTTTATTGCTCTGAAGCAATTTGAGATTGAGACTGAAGAATTGGATGCAGAAAGAAACAAATGTCTGGAATATTTCATATAGAAGTACTCAATATTATACAGTCAGATTCCTGTTAAACAAATGGATTGATTGAATTCACACAATGCTTtctttcaatatatatatatattttttattccatATTTGACAGAAAACAATAAAAACATGATTGAAATATCAACAAATGTGTGCAGGGCCCAAATGAATGAAAATGAATTATCACATTTAAAAGAGAGTAGGAAACATCTGGGGTTTGGGTCTTGAATTATGATGCCTTACAGTAGATAGCTGTCAGCATGGTACACAAACATAAATAACATTCTCAACCTACTACAGTGCTATGGGAAAATGTATGAAAGGAAACTGGCCACTTTACACTGAATACTGACATTGAAACTTATTTTACATGTATAGCTGAACACAGAACACAGGGTACCTTATATTGAAGCAATTATTGTCCTATGCATGTACGCACTTTATAAAACAAAATGTCTACAATGAACTCAAAACAAAGGACAGTAATATACTCACGTTTGGGGTATTCGATTGACAACTAAGGGACAATCTAAATGACCATTTCACAACTAAGGGGGGAAAAATGGCTTTATCAGAATCTGCACACTTGCCATATTAGAACATTccaatatatacatttattttccAATCAAATGTATCCCATAACCAGTGCAACAAATACATGCAAATTCCCTAAAGACTTAACAGTCTAATTTACAATACAAACCATGTCATAGAACAGCGCTGTTATTGCCTTGATCATAGACAACATTTACACATTCACTTCTTGCTGATGAGATTCCCCACCCGTTGTATGAATCGGCCAAGCTTATTTTCATTGGGTGTAGTTTCAGTCTGATAGCTGTGTATGGAACTAATAGAGGGATGTCTCACAAACAAACTCCTGTGTTTGTCTGAGTCATATCTGTTTGCAGTAGTTGTCGGTTTATCTGAAGGCTTGTTGTCAAATGTAACAAAACTCTCAAACCAGCTATATGCTCGTTTCCTCCTGGTGTCTGAATGAATTGATGCTTGACTCTCCACGGTGTTTGTTTGCTCTCCAGAGTTCTTGTCTGGTTCACATTTCTTTCTAAAGCTCTTTCTAACCCAGCTAGTAGTTAACCCAGGAGATGATGATTTACCTGCTGGGCTGGGAGAATTATGCTGTTGTTCCTTTTTGGTTTCAGTGCCAGCTGCATTGTGTGATGACCTGGAAGGGCTTGGAGAATGACCCTTGGGTGATATAGTAAGTCCCACAGCTGACGGTTTTCCAGGAGGATCTGAGATGGTTCTCTGCTCTGCTGAAATGTCAGCCTGCACTAAATGCTTTGATATCACTGAACCTATCCTTTGAAGTGTGGATCTGAATGAATTCTGTCTTTGGAGTTCTGCTCCTTCTACCTTGTGTGGCGTTTTCTCCACCATTTTCTCCACTGAAACATCGGCATGCTCTATATTCTTTATTGATGTCACAGAAGTTCTGAGTTTCAATGGATTCACACTTTGGCGTGTTTTCTCTTTGTCTGCGGAGAGCACCAAGTCGGAGCTGTTGGCCAGCTGGTCAGTGGATTCATGACTCTTCCTGGTGGGGCCCTCCTTCTCCTCTGGTATTCCATTCAAATATGTTAGCCCTTTAGAGCTCTCCACATTAAGTCCAGTTGGTCTGAAGTTGGAGGGCTTGAGCAAAGGTTCCTTTAGTTGAATTCCCAGTTGGGCTGCCGACATCGTCCTGGAGAGAGGCTCTTGCCAGTCATCAAGAGGATTCCTCTCTGTCTTGGTCGTGATATCGTATTGTGAGACAGACCTTTGTGTATCACTGAAGTTGTTTAGTTTATATTTTCGTTCTTCAACTCTGTTTCCCTCTTCCTGTTGACCTCCTGGGGTGAGTTCCTCTCTGTGGCTGGATGGTCCCTGATTAGAACTGTGTTCGGAGCTGCCTGCTAGCTCTGCCGCACTGTGCCTTTTATCCAGGCCTCTCTCTGACGACCTTCCTTTAGCTCTTTCGAGAGTAGAGAAAATAGACAGCCTGAGAGAATCCTGTCTCTGCCCTGGCCTTAAGTTGCTGACAGGTTCCTCATACTCATGTAAACTGAGCCTTTTCCGTCTGATCTCTTCCAATCTCGTCTGACTCTCCCGCAATCTAGCAGGGGTCAGTTGGGGTTGGAAGTTGCTTAGGCCACCTAGACTGCCCTGTGGAGATGTCACTCCTTGACTGCCCTGTGGAGATTGCAGCCATAGATTGCCTGGTTGAGATGTCACAGAGTGCTCAGACATATGGTTAGGAGTTTCAGACTGCTCTGCCAGACGGCTGTTGAAGAGGACTGATGTTCTCATACGGGATGATGTGGTTGGGTTCTGCGTACTGTCAGGCTGATGCAGATTCTCAACTGGCTCCCCTAGGGTCGCATCACTGTTATTGAGGTACGAGTCGATCTTCCACCTGCTAAGAGAGTTCTCACTGCTGAAAGGGAGTAGAGGCTGTTGGTCAATGCCATACTTCTTCTTCTGCATGTAATGATTAATCCTGCCTGGTAACAATGTGTCCTCGATGCGTCTGCCTCTCTCAGGGGCACCGTGAGCGCCGCCAGCGTCATCTCTTACATTCATCAAGGGAGTTGTGGAATTCCTTCTCTGCGGCAGTTCTCCGGCGTAGCTGTGTCCCCTCACAAGTTTCCCCATATCGGTGCAGTGAGATTGATTCAGTCTGTCCTGAAAGCTCAGTCTTCTTGTGACCATCTGTCCATTGTTGTATCGATCGTCCTTCTGTTGACCAGTAGAACTCATCAAGTTAAGCTGTCTCCCACTGGATCTCATGTGAATCTGGTCAAGAGAGAGTCTGCTCTCAAAGAGAAGACCGGAATAAGGGTTGTACGTGGCTGTTGCCGGCTCTTTCCGGAAGTCTCTCTCCTGAGAGAGAGTGACGGCCAGAATGGATCGGGCAAACAGACGTCTGAACTCCTCGTCGTAAGAGCCCACCAGCAGCCCTGTGACCACCAGGACCATGCTGAAGTTGATCTTCTCAAAGGACCACATGAAGCTGGAGAAAAGGGAGACCAAAAGAAAGATGTTATAATAAATAAATGCAGTCATCCGGTTACTTATATATAAAACTCCATGAATACTTTAGAAAATTTTAGTAtgctatataatataataataataataatataatataatattctatttaatatactgtatttaacaaATATAAGGAAGAGTTTGGGAACATATTTAAGTTTTAAATGCAATAGAGGGGACATGTTGGTTAGACATACCTTAGACATACCTGTATGTACCGTACAACACTGTTTTGCAGTCCACCAATAGAAACCTCTGCTCCAAAGATCCATGGAACTTTGCTCCAGATCGACACATGTACTGCTGTCCTTTCACTGTCCGAACTCGCAAGTTCTGAACAAGACAGAAGAACTGAGATAAAATCTCTCACCATTtatttttaacacacacacacacacacacacacacacacacacacacacacacacacacacacacacacacacacacacacacacacacacacacacacacacacacacacacacacacacacacacacacacacacacacacacacacacacacacacacacacacacacacacacacacacacactactacaactCTAACCTTATGAAACTTGACAACCATCCCCAAAACCATTGACAGGAGGCCAACCAGAAAATTGGTTTGGAcaccctgataaaataaaggttaaataaataaaataaatacaatttaataaGGACTTTAAGCTCTTACAGTTCATTTgtgaatatacactgagtgtacaaaacattaggaacacctgccctttccatgacatagactgacaaggtgaatccaagttaaagctatgatctcttattgatgccgcttgttaaatccacttcaatcagtgtagatgaaggggaggagacaggttaaagaaggatttttaagctttgggacaattgagacattgattgtgtatgtgtgccattcagaggatgaacaGGCCAGACAaatgatttaagtgcctttgaaaagggtatggtagtagttgccaggcgcaccggtttaagtgtgtcaagaactgcaacgcggcTGGATTGTTTTAAGCGCAACCGCTTCCCAtgcgtatcaagaatggtccaccacccaaaggacatccagccaacttgactttaactgtgggaagcattggagtcaccatgggccagcatccctgtggtacgctttcgacaccttgcagaGGCCATGCCCTgactaaggctgttctgagggcaaaagggtgtgcaactcaatattaggaaggtcttCCTATTTTTTTATACACACATTATGTGTAGAAAATTGTGGTATTTCATTGGACAAAGCAGaagtttttgttattttgtattcatttttaagtcagttaaagaacaaattcttgtttagaaagacggcctaggaacagtgggttaactaccttgttcaggggcagagcgacggatttttaccttgtcagctcggggattcgatctagcaaccattCAGTTACTGGCcgaactctctaaccactaggcattTTGCAAAGTATTTCAAATTTAATTCCTTACCTTTAGATGTTGGATTTTGACACGCTCTTAGCCATATTCAGAAAGCTTTTGAATTGGAAGTCATCAAGAAGTATGTAGACCATCACTCCCCTAGTAGTCGCATTGACAATCTCCTTCAAAATATCAACGTCAGTGAAGACATCCATCGCTATAGCAATAACCTAGAATGGAAAGGGATTAAGAACACGCTTAATGATCAGTTTTATGAACAGCAGAGGTTTATTGAAAGTAGAAGTCTCAGAACTTGGTCACCAAATCTGAAAAGGTGCCTCATGTCTTTTTCTGTGTAGTAATTgctgtgttggggagtagtgaactacatgtagttcaactagtaatttaattacatttttttagtaGCTTgatggtagttgaactaaattcaaatattttcagtagttaattacttGTTTTGCAATGTAGTGGTGTAGCTACCTACTGGAATTACACACTACTTTATTTTTCTAAAATAAAACATGGGTGAAGTAGGAaagaatttaatttatttttctgCATCCGCACTGCCTAATTTCATGTGCCTTATTCTCACTTTTTGTGTTTAACAGGCTTAATTACACATCTGACTCCAGAGTaatctgttcttgcaatttggGGTCAACAACATTTCAGATGTATATGTGATCGTAGTGAaggtagtgaactactttttcaaagtaactttaggtaagtaaactatatttttcttaacGAGTGCTTcagtgtagcttaacttcttccagtgtgaagtaattggtagcttggtaaactatattttcagagtagcttcctcaACATTGAGTAATTGTGGTATTCAAAAGCTCACTGTCTGTACAGCACAGTATGTGCGTTTTGAGAAGTAGCAATTACTTTTGTTATCCGCACACACCCTTTTATAACCTTCTGGAATTACATATCCAATTGTAAGAATGATAAGTGGAAACAATAAGCTTGGCAAGCAGTCATAATGTGTGATGCTAACATTTCAGTAGGCCTACGTTGAAACTGGCTCGAGTTGAGACAGGCTTAGGTGGTTGATATGCCACAGACATTTAACTGAACATACATTTTTACTCAACATGTGCACCTGTGGGAAATGCTACTCTGTGAGAAATGCAATTCAAATTGGGAATGTGTTAAATTGTCCAGTAAGTTGAACATTGAGAATCACAGCCAGCAAGTCAACCCTGACCGGCACCGCTGTCGTATGACTGAAGTTAAAAAGTGAGCAGTCGATGGCTGTGGATTTGAGTTTTTTTATGCTAATAGATCAAACCTGCTGCAATCTTCACCCCATTCACAGCTTTAACAAAAAACACATCACATGACagtccatccctctcccttcagAGGTTTGGAAGAAGTCAGGCTAGTAGTATCTTGTTTGGGTGAAAGGAAACACAGTAGTATTCTTTATAGGTAGTAGAGTTGTTACCCAAAATATGACCTCTTTTGTGGAGTGTACATTTGTATTAATGTATAATATTTAACATGTCCTTAATACATCTTTGAGGAGAATACCAAAAGGATATTGTGCCATACAGAAGTCCGTATCGTCTAAAGTTATTGGTAAATGACTAAAAAGGTCCCTCCTTAAAAGAAAGACAATTAGGAGATGAGGAGACAAGTGAGGGAAATAAAAAGAAAGAATGACAGGAGAAGACAACAGAGGTGATAAATGAGGTTTATTTCTAACACAAAACAAAGGGGGAAATGCAACACGGTGCAGACAAACATAACTTCTCTGGCATAGTGACAGCAGTGCGGACGGCACTGGCTGTGTGTCTTCCGTCTGCACTCTCTGACATCTATTCACCATCCACAGAGAAATGGACACAGACATTCAGACCTGggctcaaatactatttgaaatcacttcaaatactttagctgtgcttgattgagcttgcctgttgaAATGGAAAATTCCACCCACCTGGCACTTTAGGCAGGCTGATCCCAGGTCTTCAGACATTCcattatatagtacagtatagtggaAGGTGCAGCTTTTTTATGATTAACACTTATGATTAACATCTACTCTGTTCATTTTTTCAACATTTCTTGCCCGTTAAAGCTGTGACCAAGCTATATGACATCTAAAATGGACACCTTCATGTAACAGCTTCTGGTTTCACTCAACTCATGCTATAAAACAGTAGCAGGAAACGCCTCAAGCCTTCTCAGGCATCAACATCCCTGGTTACTTTCTAGGGGGGGTTGGTGACTTGAGAGATCTGGCAGGGCTGGGCGACTTAACACGCCTAGTGGGGGTTGGGGACttaggggtgggggttggggaTTTGGCGGTTGGGGTGGGGGACTTTGGGGATGGGGTGGGGGACTTAAGGGACGGGGTGGGGGTCTGGGGGATGTGGGTTTGGGCAGGGGTAGGGGTTTGGGCAGGGGTCTTGGAGGCCAGGGGTGCAGGTgttgctcctctccctcctattttGGCCTCGGGGGGGCTCTCGCCTTGCTTGTAGACGCTCACGGTGATCTCCACGAACTCCCCGCCATATTTGTTCCGTACGTTGATGCTGTACTTGCCGGAATCCTCGGACGTGACGGCGGTGATGGTGAGGCTGGCGAACTTATTGGCCTCAAGCGTTATCTTGGCGTGCTCAGTGGAGACTACCTCATTTTCATTCTTGAACCAGGTGACCTCTGGACTGGGGTCACCCCAGACTGTGCAGGTCAGGCTCAGGGTCTGAAGGTGGACAGAGGGAAGTGGAGAGGTCAGacgtcagagagacagaggtcagAGAGAACGATCTCTTGAATATGCACGCAATTCTCAACGAGAGACCATGTATTTTCAATACAGTCACAATCTTATACAAGTATATGTCGTCATGatataaagtttgttcagagtgCATAGTATATCCCACCTTCTGCTCCATAATGGTGACCACATCTGGCAGACCACCAACCACTCTACCACGGTCTGAGGATTAGAACAGTCAATTAGTACTTGTTGTCATGTAATCACTAGGATAATATGTATTGTGTAAATATAGTCTACTCACTCTTCTCAGCGAAGGCTGCAGCCCTGAAAGATAACAAAATAATGACATTGTTATAAATCAAGGACTTGGTGTATTACCAAAACATTTGGCTGTGTGTATACGATGAGGACAAATTCTTGGTTTATAAACCCTGTGGAACTTTTAATACTTTGATTGTTAAATGTGTTGCATTTTGCAAAAAAATGACAACAACTTTGAACTAGAAACCATAAGAAGAAAAGCACAGCAATAAGTATCTTACTTGAGTCTCAGGTACTCCTCATAGGCATCGGTATATGCTACAAAAAGACAAATTGACATGATAAGACATAATCTACAAAGACAAGCTAAGTGCAATTTTAAACAATCCTAGTGGTCAAAGCTTCTGGTTGTAATTACATAATTTCAACATTGTGACATTGTTTTGCCTGctgggatttttttctctcacaatGCTAACCTTGTCCGGAGAGGTCGAATGTGCGAGTGTGGGACTTGGTGGCATCCATAATCTGGATGGAGTAGtgtcccttctccttctctgaaGGCTCCCTGATCTGCATCCAGGCCATCTCAGCTGTGCCGGCGATCCTCATCTTCTCAGACGACGAGATCTTGCTGTCCCTAAAAGGATATGGTCGGGTTTATTCGTCTAAATGAAACTCCTGCGTTAATGTCTTTCCACAGTTATATTTAAAGGATGGATACTTTAAGTTGAGGTAAGACCAACATACAAATCTACCCTACAGTctaaactgaaataaataaaactagTATCTAGAAACATCCATTGATTGACATATGTTAAAGTATGCCTTCAAATCTCATCTCCAAAATGGCTGCATACTGTGTAACCGGCCTTGCTGAGTGTGATGTAGATGATGAGATGTGCGTACTTATGCAACCAGGCAGTCCTGATCTCCTCTGTGTAGTACTTCATGTAGCACTGGAGCCTGATGCCTTCTGGGGTACACTGAAGCACCAGCTCAGAGGCAGAGGACCctgagaggaaaaggagaggcagagacgtCACAACCACACCAACACTAAGAATCTTCACAAGCACACCAACACTAAGTGCCTTCACAAGCACACCAACACTAAGTACCTTCACAAGCACACCAACACTAAGTGCCTTCACAAGCACACCAACACTAAGTACCTTCACACGCACACCAACACTAAGTACCTTCACAAGCACACCAACACTAAGTGCCTTCACAAGCACACCAACACTAAGTGCCTTCACAAGCACACCAACACTAAGTGCCTTCACAAGCACACCAACACTAAGAATCTTCACAAGCACACCAACACTAAGTGCCTTCACAAGCACACCAACACTAAGTGCCTTCACAAGCACACCAACACTAAGTATCTTCACAAGCACACCAACACTAAGAATCTTCACAAGCACACCAACACTAAGTGCCTTCACAAGCACACCAACACTAAGTACCTTCACAAGCACACCAACACTAAGTGCCTTCACAAGCACACCAACACTAAGTACCTTCACAAGCACACCAACACTAAGTACCTTCACAAGCACACCAACACTAAGTGCCTTCACAAGCACACCAACACTAAGTGCCTTCACAAGCACACCAACACTAAGTGCCTTCACAAGCACACCAACACTAAGAATCTTCACAAGCACACCAACACTAAGTGCCTTCACAAGCACACCAACACTAAGTACCTTCACAAGCACACCAACACTAAGTGCCTTCACAAGCACACCAACACTAAGTACCTTCACAAGCACACCAACACTAAGTGCCTTCACAACAATACTAAGTACCTTCACAACCACAACAATGCAAAGGAGAACATCAATATTTTTCCTAGCAGGTGTTTTGATACAAAGTACATACCAGCAATGTGGGCAATGGCGTTGATAATATCGTCAAACACTGCAAATCAAAAACAGAGTATTTGTAGAAAGAGGCATTCATTTTCAATATGTCCTGATAAAGGAAATGATATTGTATAAATAATCAGATTATAGATCATGGAGATCCTGGAGCAGGAGTTTACCTTGGCCAGAAATGTCAAAGACAGAAGTGTCTTTCCCTCTGTCATCACTGAGTTTAGCTTTGTAATGGCCCTGGTCTTTTCTGGAGAACTGAAGAAAAAAGGTACTATTTACTGAGATTATATGATCAATTCAGAAAAATCTTGCAATATTTTAGATAGTATTGTGATCTTGGAACAAAAAACGATACTGTGGGAAATTGAAAAATAGGGTCAATATTTATATAAGAAAATGTCTGCAAAAAAAAAGAGTTCCCTTGAGCAGTTGTATTCCCTGTGCAGTCATTGCTTTCAAGGTTCACAGCAGTAGTTACCAAGGAGATGGGGAGAGCAACAGATCCAGACATCACGTTAGGAGGGGTCTCCAGAACAATCTCCTCCTCATCCTTGAACCAGTGGAACACAGTCTCTTTCTTCACATTGGCAACCTGAGACACGAACACAAACAGAATACAATCTGTCCTGCCACTTTTAAATCACTGCAAAACCTAGTAAAAAGCATGAGCTGAAGCACACCCAAAACATgtctgtagaggtgctgactaacagagAGTAAACTGTAGAAAAATGAAGTCCCACAAACTATATATGCTCCCAACAATTTAATGGGTAAACAGCAAAGCCCCAATGATTACAAATTTGTACACAGTTTCAACCTGAAGTAAATAGATATCTGTAACCACAATAACAAGTCCTAGAAAACGTGTTTGTTACCTTGCAGACGAGCAGAACAGTACAATCGTCATCCACATGGTAGGAAAGGTACTCAGCAAAGTGGGGACCTAAACATGATaagaaatattacatttttttcaactattatcacaatatactgtaaatttttacatttacataatttagcagatgctcttttcCAGGGGCACTTACAGTATTGagtacatacatttttcatactggtcccccatgggaatcgaaccaACAACcgtggcattgcaagcaccatgctctaccaactgaaccacatggGACCGGTACAAACCTAATCTACAGCGTAATCTGAAATGTTGAAAATCAAACTAACAGACCAGCTGATTACTAATGTATGATATCAAGACAACAAAGTCTTCACTTTCTTGTTGAAAAATTACACAAACTTTCATACTATTGATCAAATATGTGCCATCAATCATCTGTGTACTAGAATAGAATACCTTGTTTCCTGATGTGCTCTGACCTCTGGAACTCAGCCTCCTTCAAGGCAGCCTTGAACACTGAGAATAGAACACAACAATGTCAGTACTTAACCTAATACCCAACCTCTTACACTCTAGCACCATAGCCTTatagcaaagaagaaaatgcttaCTATTATCATATGTGTATATCAGACTTTGATTCAAACACTATTTGAAATCTATCAAATCATTTTAGTGTTTGCTTTAGTATACCTGGATTGCCAGATGGGCTGAGTTTGTGTTTTTATTGACTAATCTATTGGTTCTATTGTGCCAGGAAACTGAATCAAgcccagataaagtatttgaaataatttcaaatagtatttgaacccaggtctgacgtACTGTATATTACATCCCCTCTCACCATCTCCCACCAGGACCAGAGAGCTCTGGTTCTTGGCTCTGCCGTCGTGGATCTGGACGGTGTAGGTGGCCTCGCTGGCCTTGGAAAAGTGATCCACAGTCATCTGGATCACCCCGGTGTTCACGTCATGGCTGATCTTGTGGCTCTGTGGCACATACAAAACACATACCATCATTACATCAGGAATGTTTCTTAATAACTATTACCTTTATGTTTCACTGTTTATATGTTTCATGTGATTATGT
Protein-coding sequences here:
- the LOC112265235 gene encoding lengsin-like; translated protein: MLIASGVKAEVFQSLPVVSGYQCPTGVPMGAEGSSRLRDQVEGSGMSLGKKKGVKVSVKHLAPVDWDRGGPSIVHHSDYVSSPRPSESNPTIISIGPSPHSHRPSVSPERDRHRQDEGSPSRVEWSREGCTYSLKGEVGVSRQTMDELKSILKDSSMLGARGKEEGGRPGSPAPYTYLHGTNRGDGRPESQSSFTTFKPHSDASGEVSTRSRDSSSLQLGSGMDSSTSYRSDVTGANRQSGVRSSTFESSSANCGDNSKDNMDKSGTQSFVSAMEHIKQQIAQENINFVLFEATDLHGVSRSKTVPVRFFHEKAVYGVPMPRSYLELTLSPKSCEVDHANNPANFSSDVLLIPDLSTFRVLPWAEQTARVICDPCMITGSPLRTAPRLIAKQLMGQLQSMGFSLYSSFTYECCVLGASDRVAPKTMLFPATTLASNHDLPFFQQLVNGMYCMGADVDSLASAMVPGQMEINLRPEFGIAAADTAFTFHTGIKEMARKYSYNASFFTDDSMYNAGVLSHSLWDANGHRSLFHTGDHGAGELSEIGRKWLAGLLSHSAALSCLLSPGLGCRSHIAKKVKDPKHNVLYATYGYNDNSSAFNVKCHGGREMHIDNKLGSAMANPYVVLAATVAAGLDGIKRNLAAETGLTRASTHTQLGKQQFAIPVKLEDSLVALSEDHVIRGALGEPFVQYFIALKQFEIETEELDAERNKCLEYFI
- the LOC121840675 gene encoding protein FAM83B-like translates to MSEDLGSACLKCQVIAIAMDVFTDVDILKEIVNATTRGVMVYILLDDFQFKSFLNMAKSFFCLVQNLRVRTVKGQQYMCRSGAKFHGSLEQRFLLVDCKTVLYGTYSFMWSFEKINFSMVLVVTGLLVGSYDEEFRRLFARSILAVTLSQERDFRKEPATATYNPYSGLLFESRLSLDQIHMRSSGRQLNLMSSTGQQKDDRYNNGQMVTRRLSFQDRLNQSHCTDMGKLVRGHSYAGELPQRRNSTTPLMNVRDDAGGAHGAPERGRRIEDTLLPGRINHYMQKKKYGIDQQPLLPFSSENSLSRWKIDSYLNNSDATLGEPVENLHQPDSTQNPTTSSRMRTSVLFNSRLAEQSETPNHMSEHSVTSQPGNLWLQSPQGSQGVTSPQGSLGGLSNFQPQLTPARLRESQTRLEEIRRKRLSLHEYEEPVSNLRPGQRQDSLRLSIFSTLERAKGRSSERGLDKRHSAAELAGSSEHSSNQGPSSHREELTPGGQQEEGNRVEERKYKLNNFSDTQRSVSQYDITTKTERNPLDDWQEPLSRTMSAAQLGIQLKEPLLKPSNFRPTGLNVESSKGLTYLNGIPEEKEGPTRKSHESTDQLANSSDLVLSADKEKTRQSVNPLKLRTSVTSIKNIEHADVSVEKMVEKTPHKVEGAELQRQNSFRSTLQRIGSVISKHLVQADISAEQRTISDPPGKPSAVGLTISPKGHSPSPSRSSHNAAGTETKKEQQHNSPSPAGKSSSPGLTTSWVRKSFRKKCEPDKNSGEQTNTVESQASIHSDTRRKRAYSWFESFVTFDNKPSDKPTTTANRYDSDKHRSLFVRHPSISSIHSYQTETTPNENKLGRFIQRVGNLISKK